The region GGACGTACTGAATGTTGCACTATTTGGAATTACAGCCAAGCAATGGCGAGAAGTAAATCCCGATTTGAAAGGTAATATCCGTGACTATGCGACAATCAACGAACTGATTTGTTTGTCAAATATGGAAAATCTAAACGCTGTTTTCATCAACGAAAAAATCCCACAAAAAGAACGATTGATAAAACTGAATAAAATTGCAATCCAACAAATGGGTATATTGCAGGACGTTGAAAAACGGAAACTATTAAAATAACAATAAGAATAGTCCATGCTTTTGGTAGCACATTTGCAATTCGCTCCAACCAACTGCACAAAGGCAAAATTGCAATAGACCCAACGCAGTACGAAAAGGAGAAAACCAAAGCGATAAAAAGAAGGGAGGTCTCATAACAGTTAGAGTTGCGTGCGCAGTACGAAAAATGACAGCTGCTGTTGAAGGGAACTGGAAATCGTGAATGGTGAGAAGTGAATGGTGAGTGAAATTTTCGGTTTATCCCTTCCCTAAAGGGTGTCGAAAATGAGGAAGTATGTCTTAAAATTACTTGAAAATCGCATTTGTTAGCGGGAAATTCCGGTGAGGTGTTGCCTTCTTAAAAATAAGAATAATCTTCTTTTTACAATGGTATTTTGTTATATTTGGTCGTAATACGACGGGGGCTATTTATAGACTGGCGTTATAAGCAATCATAAAAAAAGAAGAAATGAATTGGGATACATTTTATTATTTAATTTTTGTTCCTATCATCATAATAAATACAATTATTTATTTCGCAAAAAATAATAAAAATCCAAATAAAAAAAATATAGTTCTTAAAAACTATGATTTTACGCAAAAATCTGAAGAGGATAAATTTGTTATTGAATCAGCATTCAACAAAAACCTTGAAAAATTAATGCAAATAACACCGCAAACAATTTATCATTTCAGAAAAATTAATGATGCCGAAGAAAAAGAACTCAAACTTGAATTCTTTTTTTACACTAACAAGGCAAAAAAAGCAGAAAAGCTTGTAGCAGAATTAAAAAAAATAAATTATACTGTAAAACAAAGTGTTAGTGAGAAAGATAATAAGATATTTATTATTACTGGCTGGACAACAAAAATAAAAATGAGTGATGAAATTGTAAAAAAATGGACAAACCAAATGTGCATACTTGGTTATAATTTTGACTGTGAATTTGATTTTTTAGAAACTACTAAATAAAGTACAAAATAACAAAGAATGTAGAAAACGGCAGCTTATAACAGTTAGACTTTCGTTGCGTGTGCAGCACTAACACCCGAGTCCCGATAGAGTTATCGGGACGAACGGACGTAGTAATGAAATGAAATTCACGGCCTCCAAAACAAAATAAAAACCAGCCGTAAAACTGTGTTGAATGGAACCGAGATAGTTACAAAAAAAATTAATTGTAGTTTAAATCATTATATATTTACTTGCTAACTTCAGGAAAACGGTAATTATTTCGAAGTATGATTTTAATATAAAACCATTTTCCTGAGATTAAGAAAATTGTTCAGAAAAACAACAATTTTTAATCCCATCGAATTCGATGGATTTAGAAAGCTAAAATTAAAAGAGTAAGTATGGCTAAGAATAAAAAAATAAATGTACAGGGAAAAGAAATTACAATAATTCAGTCTAACAGTCTGGATTTTATTTCTATAACTGATATGTTAAAAGCAAAAGATGGTGACTTCTTCATTTCTGATTGGTTAAGAAACAGAAATACTATTGAATATTTGGGAATTTGGGAACGAATCCATAATCCGGATTTTAATTATGGCGAATTTGCCATAATTAAAAGTCAGGCAGGATTAAACAACTATAAACTCAGCGTGAAAGAATGGGTTGAAAAAACAAATGCTATTGGTATCAAAGCTACATCAGGCAGATATGGTGGAACTTATGCCCATCAGGATATTGCTTTTGAATTTGGAATGTGGATTAGTGCCGAATTTAAAATTTATTTAGTTAAAGAATTCCAACGTCTTAAAGAAGAAGAAAGTAATACCAAAAAACTCGAATG is a window of Flavobacterium acetivorans DNA encoding:
- a CDS encoding KilA-N domain-containing protein, with the translated sequence MAKNKKINVQGKEITIIQSNSLDFISITDMLKAKDGDFFISDWLRNRNTIEYLGIWERIHNPDFNYGEFAIIKSQAGLNNYKLSVKEWVEKTNAIGIKATSGRYGGTYAHQDIAFEFGMWISAEFKIYLVKEFQRLKEEESNTKKLEWNLQRTISKINYRIHTDAIKENLIPETIAPAQRNFVYADEADVLNTALFGKTAKQWREVNPLQKGNIRDEASIEQLVVLSNLESINAMLIQQGISQPERLQKLNSLAISQMKSLFSSNSLNKLK
- a CDS encoding ribonuclease E inhibitor RraB encodes the protein MNWDTFYYLIFVPIIIINTIIYFAKNNKNPNKKNIVLKNYDFTQKSEEDKFVIESAFNKNLEKLMQITPQTIYHFRKINDAEEKELKLEFFFYTNKAKKAEKLVAELKKINYTVKQSVSEKDNKIFIITGWTTKIKMSDEIVKKWTNQMCILGYNFDCEFDFLETTK